The following are from one region of the Endozoicomonas sp. 4G genome:
- a CDS encoding carbohydrate porin — MKQGFFKLLPLAGAVSAIAFATQGFAAQAVEEQAVEESTTEEVIEEVVANPTDILTDGWTINGYVRTGWRITEKGVSTDTDFGKANYATAGTTASSANQVEFVIGKMTEFQNGVWSELGVRAEYGNGNSYFYSSPGSENTHDDGQFEVKEAFMKIGGLSYLPEDAHVWAGRRYLNRAAGALSGEFWKQSSGVGFGYEQNRSGVAVVSADPGAGDQKETVEEKVGDRATMHSIDFYSYGHEALGGSFDYDLKVMMQGNKSEFETAYGDNAATNGLGAAITYNRDYYGMDGWSSTALAYGNGMAANRGVNFGSWSGQAGLGAADNEDGSTVFFTSYGVMNINPLWQMASEVTYLHGKNIWGLTENADTPVKEAETVDRLLLAVRPTRRINDNFRWEFTAAYGYDKSNWGAETTTTDYYTAEVAGVITVNADYFGRPQIKPFVTYLYNSAENGWGENFDNDKGVFQIGVEAEIWF, encoded by the coding sequence GTGAAACAGGGCTTTTTTAAATTGCTGCCTTTGGCGGGCGCCGTTTCGGCCATTGCCTTTGCAACTCAGGGTTTTGCGGCGCAGGCCGTTGAAGAACAAGCCGTTGAAGAATCCACCACAGAAGAGGTGATTGAAGAGGTAGTTGCCAACCCCACCGATATTCTGACCGACGGTTGGACCATTAATGGTTATGTTAGAACCGGCTGGCGAATCACTGAAAAGGGGGTTTCAACAGATACCGACTTTGGCAAAGCAAACTATGCCACAGCAGGCACCACCGCCAGCAGCGCTAACCAGGTGGAATTTGTTATTGGCAAGATGACCGAATTCCAGAACGGCGTCTGGTCCGAACTGGGTGTTCGTGCTGAATACGGCAATGGTAACTCTTACTTCTACTCCTCTCCGGGCAGTGAAAACACCCATGACGATGGCCAGTTTGAAGTAAAAGAAGCCTTCATGAAAATAGGTGGCCTTTCCTATCTGCCTGAAGATGCTCACGTCTGGGCGGGTCGTCGCTACCTGAACCGCGCGGCGGGTGCGCTGTCCGGAGAATTCTGGAAACAGTCTTCCGGTGTCGGCTTTGGTTATGAACAGAACCGTTCCGGTGTTGCTGTGGTTTCTGCTGATCCGGGTGCAGGGGATCAAAAAGAAACTGTAGAGGAAAAAGTTGGTGATCGTGCCACCATGCACTCCATCGACTTTTACAGCTACGGCCATGAAGCTCTGGGTGGTAGCTTCGACTACGACCTGAAGGTCATGATGCAGGGTAACAAGAGTGAGTTTGAAACCGCCTATGGTGACAATGCGGCCACCAATGGTCTGGGGGCGGCGATCACCTACAACCGTGACTACTATGGCATGGATGGCTGGTCTAGCACAGCCCTGGCTTATGGTAACGGTATGGCGGCAAACCGTGGGGTTAACTTCGGTTCCTGGTCAGGTCAGGCCGGTCTCGGTGCTGCGGATAATGAAGACGGCAGCACGGTGTTCTTTACTTCTTACGGTGTCATGAACATCAACCCACTGTGGCAGATGGCTTCTGAGGTGACTTACCTTCATGGCAAGAACATTTGGGGGCTGACTGAAAACGCTGATACTCCTGTCAAGGAAGCTGAAACTGTTGACCGTCTGCTGCTGGCTGTGCGTCCAACCCGTCGTATAAACGACAACTTCCGTTGGGAGTTCACTGCCGCCTATGGCTACGACAAGTCCAACTGGGGTGCTGAAACGACCACTACTGATTATTACACAGCTGAAGTAGCCGGTGTTATCACAGTCAATGCCGATTACTTTGGTCGCCCTCAGATCAAGCCATTCGTGACTTATCTCTACAACAGTGCCGAAAATGGCTGGGGAGAGAATTTCGATAATGACAAAGGCGTGTTCCAGATTGGTGTAGAGGCTGAAATCTGGTTCTAA
- a CDS encoding TIM-barrel domain-containing protein, with amino-acid sequence MQFTNTLSFSDSVHCFRSGQPFNTEAVVLTTDHAGPESPRCFSVAEQGRELIIRRDLKPGDQVFGMGQSMGGLNKRGRQFRTWCSDDPCHTPEKESLYGAHPFLIVDGDDTFGLFIDFPGELFFDLGYTTTDLLEIRIPSLDVDIYEFVATDKKATDKKTIVRDFRKLIGKPYVPPRWGFGYQQCRWSYPDAARIDEIIAGFRDNDIPCDTVYMDIDYMVNFKDFSIDEQKFPRFENWVQEKKEQGIRLIPIIDAGVRIEDGYKVYEEGLEKGYFCKDAQGELFRAAVWPGLCAFPDFLKPETRQWWGLQYQALTDLGIEGFWNDMNEPALFYSPASLSKAIDAVSAAKDKNIGVYEFFDLKDSIMNISNSREDYRSFYHEPAPGGRVNHEQVHNLYGTNMTRAAYEGFAQVDADKRFLMFSRASSVGAHRYGGIWFGDNHSWWEHLKLNLQMLPGANFCGFLYSGADIGGFGANASAELVVRWTQLAVFSPLMRNHAAMGTRDQEPFAFDGHSMAIMREHIKLRYRMIPYLYSEYMKAVESGDALFYPLAFEYDDERSKRVEDQLLVGRSLMNAPVYEQNARGRHVFLPEDMLLWKVSRHDLMAATVIKAGDHYLELPLEEMPVFIRKDGMLPLTETTSWVDERQPETLDVMVYLDQGARYELIYDDGISKAWEKGVSDCLSLSVQQGSAGLKVSAEVTKGQVPWKTIVFHVYRHDGSLIRQSVQI; translated from the coding sequence ATGCAGTTTACCAATACTTTGTCGTTTTCGGATTCGGTCCACTGTTTCCGCTCTGGCCAGCCTTTTAATACAGAAGCTGTGGTATTAACGACCGACCATGCAGGTCCTGAATCACCAAGGTGTTTTTCGGTTGCAGAGCAGGGCCGGGAGCTGATTATTCGCAGAGACCTGAAACCCGGTGATCAGGTGTTTGGCATGGGGCAAAGTATGGGGGGGCTGAACAAGCGTGGTCGTCAATTTCGTACCTGGTGTTCTGATGATCCCTGCCACACACCAGAAAAAGAGTCACTGTATGGCGCTCACCCGTTTCTGATTGTGGACGGTGATGACACCTTTGGCCTGTTCATCGATTTTCCGGGTGAACTTTTTTTTGATCTGGGCTACACGACAACCGATCTGCTGGAAATCCGAATCCCTTCCCTTGATGTGGATATCTATGAGTTCGTCGCTACTGACAAGAAAGCCACTGACAAGAAAACCATTGTCCGTGACTTCAGAAAGCTGATTGGCAAGCCTTATGTGCCACCCCGGTGGGGTTTCGGTTATCAACAGTGTCGCTGGTCTTATCCGGATGCTGCTCGAATTGACGAGATTATTGCAGGCTTTCGTGACAATGATATTCCCTGTGACACGGTCTATATGGACATTGATTACATGGTGAATTTCAAAGACTTCTCCATCGATGAACAAAAGTTCCCCCGGTTTGAAAACTGGGTTCAGGAGAAGAAAGAGCAGGGCATTCGTTTGATTCCCATTATTGATGCGGGCGTCAGAATAGAAGACGGTTACAAGGTCTACGAAGAGGGTCTTGAAAAAGGCTACTTCTGTAAGGATGCCCAAGGTGAACTGTTCCGTGCCGCTGTGTGGCCCGGGTTGTGTGCTTTTCCTGACTTTCTGAAACCGGAGACTCGCCAATGGTGGGGGCTGCAATATCAGGCACTGACGGATCTGGGGATTGAAGGCTTCTGGAATGACATGAACGAACCGGCGCTGTTTTACTCGCCAGCGAGTTTGTCAAAAGCCATTGATGCGGTGTCTGCGGCCAAAGACAAGAACATTGGTGTCTATGAATTCTTTGACTTGAAAGACAGCATTATGAACATTTCCAACAGTCGGGAGGATTATCGCAGTTTTTACCATGAGCCAGCGCCGGGGGGTCGGGTTAATCATGAACAGGTCCACAACCTTTACGGCACAAACATGACACGTGCCGCCTATGAGGGGTTTGCGCAGGTGGATGCGGACAAACGCTTCCTGATGTTTTCAAGGGCATCCAGCGTCGGGGCCCATCGCTATGGTGGTATCTGGTTTGGGGATAATCACAGCTGGTGGGAGCACCTGAAACTGAATCTGCAAATGTTACCCGGTGCCAACTTCTGTGGATTCCTTTATTCCGGTGCGGATATCGGTGGTTTTGGTGCCAATGCCAGTGCTGAGCTGGTGGTTCGCTGGACTCAGTTGGCGGTGTTCTCACCACTGATGAGAAATCATGCCGCTATGGGTACTCGTGATCAGGAACCTTTTGCGTTTGACGGGCACTCCATGGCGATTATGAGGGAGCACATCAAGCTGCGTTATCGAATGATTCCTTATCTCTACTCCGAGTATATGAAAGCCGTGGAGAGCGGGGATGCTTTATTCTATCCACTGGCTTTTGAGTACGACGATGAGCGTTCAAAAAGAGTCGAAGATCAGCTACTGGTTGGCCGCTCACTGATGAATGCTCCGGTCTATGAACAGAATGCCCGTGGCCGTCATGTTTTCCTGCCGGAGGATATGTTGCTCTGGAAAGTCAGTCGTCATGATCTTATGGCAGCGACGGTCATCAAGGCAGGCGATCATTACCTTGAACTGCCCCTTGAAGAGATGCCGGTTTTTATCCGCAAAGACGGCATGTTGCCGTTGACTGAGACCACCTCCTGGGTCGATGAACGACAGCCCGAAACGCTGGATGTTATGGTTTATCTCGATCAGGGTGCTCGCTATGAACTGATTTATGATGATGGTATCAGTAAGGCGTGGGAGAAGGGCGTCAGTGATTGTCTATCGTTGAGTGTTCAGCAGGGAAGTGCGGGTCTTAAAGTGTCTGCCGAGGTGACTAAAGGGCAGGTGCCCTGGAAGACCATTGTCTTTCATGTTTACCGGCATGATGGGTCATTAATCAGGCAATCGGTTCAAATCTAG
- the glgB gene encoding 1,4-alpha-glucan branching protein GlgB, with product MTIAVQPSSVVSGFAFDREQELLHAHCAIPFSFLGLHEHPSGKGLILRVWRPDAHKIDVTEYPTGKPLGSMVRSGSGLFELAFPRRRKRFNYQLSIDLNPGDSESGQSQKIYDPYQFGEYVLREEGIDYDGLYRYQGAQLLNHRFNARRQVQGVLFRVYAPNARSISVVGDFNQWDGRLHPMASADDGIWRLFIPGLDEGALYKYEIHDAQGHCLPLKADPFGRYAEQWPGLASIVHDEKKYGWQDENWLNSRGQLYDKPMSIYEVHPGSWQRTAENEPLDYRALAKKLIPYVKKIGFTHIELMPVAEHPLYESWGYQTVGMFAPTSRYGSPDDFKYFVDQCHRAGIGVILDWVPAHFPNDDHGLAKFDGTSLYEHPDSRRGWHPDWKTCIYDFGRPWVQDFLISSALFWLDEFHIDGLRVDAVASMLYLDYSRNDGEWEPNIHGGNENLEAIAFLKRLNQAIYQRFPTAMTIAEESTSFGGVSRPVYDNGLGFGYKWNMGWMHDSLEYMKEETIHRKHHHDKITFSTVYAWSENFVLSLSHDEVVYGKGTLLTRMPGDDWQKFANLRTYLTFMYTHPGKKLLFMGCEFGSWNEWNHHKALDWELLDDSQSPNAGIQKLTRTLNKLYQTCPELYELDCSESGFQWLVSDDRDQSVLAYVRFDKQDHPLIVIHNMTPTVRHDYRLGVPVAGKYKLLLNTDSKELGGSGVAPGKGIKTVHEACHGFEQSCSLTLPPLASLILRPALHPRTQDS from the coding sequence ATGACCATAGCTGTTCAACCATCGTCTGTTGTATCAGGGTTTGCGTTTGATCGTGAGCAGGAACTGCTGCATGCGCATTGTGCCATCCCCTTCAGTTTTCTCGGCTTGCATGAGCATCCATCGGGTAAGGGCCTGATTTTAAGAGTCTGGCGTCCTGATGCTCATAAAATTGATGTTACAGAATACCCAACGGGCAAGCCGCTGGGTTCCATGGTCAGGTCCGGTTCGGGACTGTTTGAATTAGCATTTCCCCGTCGTCGAAAGCGTTTTAATTATCAGTTGTCTATTGACTTGAATCCAGGTGATTCCGAATCGGGTCAGAGTCAAAAAATCTATGATCCCTACCAGTTTGGCGAATATGTTTTGAGGGAAGAAGGCATAGACTACGACGGGCTGTACCGTTATCAAGGGGCGCAGCTGCTGAACCACCGTTTTAATGCCCGCCGTCAGGTTCAGGGGGTGTTATTCAGGGTTTATGCACCCAATGCCCGTTCAATCAGTGTGGTCGGAGACTTCAATCAATGGGATGGTCGTCTGCATCCTATGGCCAGTGCTGATGATGGTATCTGGCGACTGTTTATACCGGGGCTGGATGAAGGCGCTCTCTATAAATATGAAATCCATGATGCCCAGGGTCATTGCCTGCCACTGAAGGCTGATCCGTTTGGTCGTTATGCTGAGCAGTGGCCAGGGCTGGCTTCTATCGTTCACGATGAAAAAAAATATGGCTGGCAGGATGAAAACTGGCTGAATAGCCGTGGTCAGTTATACGACAAACCTATGTCGATTTATGAAGTGCATCCGGGTTCCTGGCAGAGAACAGCGGAGAATGAGCCGCTGGACTACAGGGCTTTGGCGAAAAAGCTGATTCCCTACGTCAAAAAGATAGGCTTCACCCATATCGAACTTATGCCGGTGGCTGAACACCCTTTGTATGAGTCCTGGGGGTACCAGACTGTTGGTATGTTTGCTCCTACCAGTCGCTATGGCAGTCCCGACGATTTCAAATACTTCGTCGATCAATGCCACCGGGCAGGCATTGGTGTCATTCTGGACTGGGTGCCGGCCCATTTCCCCAATGATGACCATGGTCTGGCGAAGTTTGATGGCACTTCACTCTATGAGCACCCAGACTCCAGAAGAGGCTGGCATCCAGACTGGAAAACCTGTATCTATGATTTTGGCCGTCCCTGGGTTCAGGATTTTCTGATCAGCAGCGCCCTGTTCTGGCTGGACGAGTTTCATATAGATGGGTTGAGGGTTGATGCGGTGGCCTCCATGCTGTATCTGGATTACTCAAGAAACGACGGAGAGTGGGAGCCTAATATTCATGGTGGCAATGAGAACCTTGAAGCCATTGCCTTCCTGAAAAGACTGAATCAGGCTATTTATCAGCGTTTTCCAACGGCAATGACCATTGCTGAAGAGTCTACCAGCTTTGGAGGCGTATCCCGGCCTGTGTACGACAATGGATTAGGGTTTGGTTATAAGTGGAATATGGGATGGATGCACGATTCCCTGGAATACATGAAAGAGGAAACGATCCACCGTAAACATCACCATGACAAGATCACATTCAGCACTGTGTATGCCTGGAGTGAAAATTTTGTGCTTTCCCTGTCCCACGATGAAGTGGTGTATGGAAAAGGCACTTTACTGACCCGAATGCCCGGAGATGACTGGCAGAAGTTTGCCAACCTCCGAACCTATCTTACCTTTATGTACACTCATCCCGGCAAAAAGCTGTTGTTTATGGGCTGTGAGTTTGGCAGCTGGAATGAATGGAATCACCATAAGGCGCTGGACTGGGAGCTGTTGGACGACAGTCAGTCACCTAATGCAGGTATTCAAAAGCTGACCCGTACACTGAATAAGCTTTACCAGACTTGTCCGGAGCTTTATGAGCTGGATTGTTCCGAGTCGGGTTTTCAATGGTTGGTTTCTGATGACCGGGATCAGAGTGTTTTGGCTTATGTGCGCTTTGACAAGCAGGATCATCCTCTGATCGTCATTCATAATATGACGCCAACCGTGAGGCATGATTATAGACTGGGTGTTCCGGTAGCTGGAAAATACAAACTGCTGTTGAATACCGACTCAAAAGAGTTGGGCGGCAGTGGTGTAGCGCCAGGTAAAGGGATTAAAACCGTTCACGAGGCCTGCCACGGTTTTGAACAGAGTTGCTCCCTGACTCTGCCGCCATTGGCTTCTTTGATTCTTAGACCTGCTTTGCATCCCCGCACCCAGGATAGCTGA
- a CDS encoding transposase — protein MAQARNTLIDPGSTPYYHCMARCVRQAYLCGENHLTGKNYEHRRQWVVDKLRELVSVFAIEVCAYAVMSNHYHVVLHINQSSAKGWSRNEVLHRWTTLFTGPLLVQRHLAADKLGSAELAHIDEYAEEYRRRLTDISWFMRCLNEYLAREANKEDECKGRFWEGRFKSQALLDEAALLTCMTYVDLNPIRAGKVETPEESDYTSIQERVEQIAHSETKKQPLTLKPFCFQEQNTEVALPYLLHDYLELVDWSGRIVRTDKKGSIPSCTPPILERLGIDSDEWLKTMQWNNRFYRAVGRLEAMKAYALEAGQKWLQGLNACSRLYQTG, from the coding sequence ATGGCCCAAGCTCGTAATACCTTGATTGACCCCGGCTCAACGCCTTATTACCACTGCATGGCGAGATGTGTTCGTCAGGCTTACCTCTGTGGAGAGAACCACCTGACTGGCAAGAACTACGAGCATCGCCGCCAGTGGGTGGTGGATAAACTCCGGGAACTGGTTTCAGTCTTTGCTATCGAAGTCTGCGCTTACGCTGTCATGTCGAATCATTATCATGTGGTTTTGCACATCAATCAGTCATCTGCCAAAGGCTGGTCACGGAACGAAGTGCTTCATCGTTGGACAACCTTATTCACAGGTCCGCTTCTGGTGCAAAGGCATCTGGCCGCTGACAAACTGGGCAGCGCTGAGCTGGCCCATATCGATGAATATGCTGAAGAATACCGGCGTCGTTTAACCGATATCAGCTGGTTTATGCGTTGCCTAAATGAATACCTTGCTCGTGAGGCCAATAAAGAAGACGAGTGTAAAGGGCGCTTCTGGGAAGGTCGCTTTAAAAGTCAGGCATTGCTGGACGAAGCAGCATTGCTGACTTGCATGACTTACGTTGACTTGAATCCGATTCGGGCTGGAAAGGTAGAAACACCCGAAGAGTCCGACTACACGTCGATTCAGGAACGAGTGGAGCAGATTGCACATTCTGAGACCAAAAAGCAGCCTCTGACCCTAAAACCTTTTTGTTTTCAGGAACAAAATACGGAGGTTGCCCTTCCCTACCTTCTTCACGATTATCTGGAACTGGTTGACTGGAGTGGCCGCATTGTCAGGACAGATAAGAAAGGTTCCATCCCATCGTGTACCCCTCCTATTCTTGAAAGATTGGGAATTGATTCGGATGAATGGCTGAAAACCATGCAATGGAATAATCGTTTTTATCGGGCAGTTGGCCGCCTGGAAGCGATGAAGGCTTACGCACTTGAAGCTGGACAGAAGTGGCTTCAAGGCTTAAACGCCTGTAGTCGTTTGTATCAGACAGGTTAG
- a CDS encoding ROK family protein: MTFCGLNHSLSSLCLSNDSVWLDDRLLEDGFLDSFLGIQFLDVLFLRFFMGVLFRVLFRVLGGGMSNIQALYTELANTVPQYVFSDQLNTRIVPAKHGDSSGVRGAAWL; the protein is encoded by the coding sequence ATGACTTTTTGTGGTCTGAATCATAGCCTGAGCAGCCTCTGTTTATCGAATGATTCCGTTTGGCTTGATGATAGGCTACTTGAAGATGGTTTTTTAGATTCTTTTTTGGGAATACAGTTTTTGGATGTCTTATTTTTGAGATTTTTTATGGGTGTCTTATTTCGAGTCTTATTTCGAGTCCTGGGAGGTGGTATGTCGAATATTCAGGCACTTTATACCGAGCTTGCGAATACCGTCCCACAGTATGTTTTTTCCGATCAGCTGAACACCCGGATCGTACCCGCAAAACACGGTGATTCATCCGGGGTCAGGGGAGCAGCCTGGCTGTAG
- a CDS encoding ROK family protein produces MRFGIDVGGTKTEIVVLSDSGEMIHRERQSTPDNYPDFLDSIQAFIHTTEAHYGQASNLGLCLPGAISPDTGRMKNANTLYLNDQTVAEDLEQQLGRTVKLANDADSFTLSEATDGAAAGAKSCFGVIIGTGCGGGLVYNGQLIQGPNAIAGEWGHNPLPYYSAIIDGPDQHCYCGRKNCIETFVSGTGMAKRFREAYGYSPQEIPDAKSVMARVKDADPLAVKHFNHYIDALARALAGVINIVDPEVIVLGGGMSNIQALYTELANTVPRYVFSDQLNTRIVPAKHGDSSGVRGAAWL; encoded by the coding sequence GTGCGATTTGGTATTGATGTGGGTGGCACCAAAACCGAAATTGTGGTGCTTTCCGATAGTGGGGAAATGATTCATCGGGAACGACAGTCCACCCCGGATAATTACCCTGACTTTCTCGATAGTATTCAGGCATTCATTCACACCACTGAAGCACACTACGGGCAGGCCAGTAATCTCGGTCTCTGTTTGCCGGGCGCTATCAGTCCTGATACTGGCCGTATGAAAAATGCCAACACCCTTTACCTGAACGATCAGACCGTTGCTGAAGATCTTGAGCAGCAACTGGGCAGAACCGTCAAACTGGCTAACGATGCGGATTCCTTTACGCTGTCAGAAGCGACCGATGGCGCGGCAGCCGGTGCCAAAAGCTGTTTTGGTGTCATTATCGGGACCGGCTGCGGCGGCGGACTGGTGTATAACGGTCAACTGATTCAAGGACCCAATGCCATTGCCGGTGAGTGGGGACACAATCCTCTGCCCTATTACTCTGCCATCATCGACGGTCCGGACCAACACTGTTACTGCGGTCGCAAGAACTGCATCGAAACCTTTGTCTCCGGCACCGGAATGGCCAAACGTTTTCGTGAAGCCTATGGTTACAGCCCACAGGAAATACCTGATGCAAAATCAGTGATGGCAAGAGTGAAAGACGCCGACCCACTGGCTGTAAAGCACTTCAATCATTATATTGATGCACTGGCCCGTGCGCTGGCCGGTGTCATCAATATTGTCGACCCAGAAGTTATTGTCCTGGGAGGGGGTATGTCGAATATTCAGGCACTTTATACCGAGCTTGCCAATACCGTCCCACGGTATGTTTTTTCCGATCAGCTGAACACCCGGATCGTACCCGCGAAACACGGTGATTCATCCGGGGTCAGGGGAGCAGCCTGGCTGTAG
- a CDS encoding choline dehydrogenase → MSLTVIVITVMIIYQSGNCFSSHKLKNANKKKVSTMTEFDYIIVGGGSAGCVLANRLSENPAHQVCLVEAGGSDKSPLIYTPVGMVITVPFSFYNWQLNALAQSTVNDRDVYCPRGKTLGGSSSINAMLYIRGQKEDYDQWAALGNEGWSFDDVLPYFLKSQNQERGASERHSIGGPLNVADPRSRHCLSEAFIKGAIAVGEKDNPDFNGADQEGVGWYQVTQKGGQRCSSAAAYLHPVMDRPNLTVMTNSHTARVILEGKRAIGIEVVRGITRRKLFARKEVILSAGAFGSPQIMLLSGIGARDKLEPHAIDCLHELPGVGENLQEHPDVTVLANDKTASSMAFARPRGLARGIGEGVKYLRKKEGFLASSLAESGGFIKSSPAVERPDLQLHFIPALVEDHGRKLSRYLQYGFTVHVSVLRPDSRGRVTLKSASPKDKPEIELNILEKQADMDCLVRGVKRVREIIQSPELSRYAGKEYLPGSDVPDDGLESYIRDNANTIYHPVGTCKMGSDDMAVVDNSLKVHGLEGLRVVDASIMPTIISGNTNAPTIMIAEKAAEMILGNNQPERHFEEGTEEVTEDVTETEEIAV, encoded by the coding sequence TTGAGTCTGACAGTTATTGTGATCACAGTTATGATAATCTACCAGAGTGGAAACTGCTTCAGCAGCCATAAGTTGAAAAACGCCAACAAGAAGAAAGTGAGTACTATGACAGAGTTCGACTACATCATTGTGGGAGGTGGCTCAGCAGGCTGTGTTCTGGCCAACCGGTTGTCTGAGAACCCTGCCCATCAGGTTTGCCTGGTAGAAGCGGGAGGCAGTGATAAGTCGCCATTGATTTATACGCCTGTCGGAATGGTGATCACTGTGCCCTTTAGCTTTTATAACTGGCAGCTAAATGCTTTGGCTCAGTCCACGGTTAATGACCGGGATGTTTATTGTCCCCGGGGAAAAACGCTGGGAGGGAGTAGCTCCATCAACGCCATGCTCTACATCAGGGGGCAAAAAGAGGATTATGATCAATGGGCAGCCTTGGGAAATGAAGGCTGGTCTTTCGATGATGTTTTACCCTATTTTCTGAAATCTCAGAATCAGGAAAGAGGTGCTTCTGAACGGCATAGCATCGGTGGCCCATTGAATGTTGCTGACCCCAGAAGTCGGCACTGTTTAAGTGAGGCTTTTATTAAGGGAGCGATAGCAGTCGGGGAAAAAGACAATCCGGACTTTAATGGAGCTGATCAGGAAGGTGTAGGCTGGTATCAGGTGACACAGAAAGGAGGACAAAGGTGCAGTTCAGCGGCTGCTTATTTGCACCCTGTTATGGATAGACCGAATTTGACGGTCATGACCAACAGTCACACTGCCAGGGTTATCCTTGAAGGAAAAAGGGCCATAGGGATTGAAGTCGTTCGAGGTATTACCCGAAGAAAACTCTTTGCCCGAAAAGAGGTGATTCTTTCCGCCGGAGCATTTGGCTCCCCGCAGATTATGCTGCTTTCAGGCATTGGTGCCAGAGATAAACTGGAGCCCCACGCTATTGATTGTTTGCATGAGCTGCCAGGCGTTGGTGAAAACCTTCAGGAGCACCCTGACGTTACTGTTCTTGCTAATGACAAGACGGCATCCTCAATGGCTTTTGCCAGACCGCGGGGTTTGGCCAGAGGTATCGGGGAAGGCGTGAAATACCTCCGTAAAAAAGAAGGCTTTCTGGCCAGCAGTCTTGCCGAGTCGGGCGGATTTATAAAATCTTCACCGGCAGTCGAAAGACCTGATCTGCAACTGCATTTTATCCCTGCCCTTGTGGAAGACCATGGTCGTAAATTATCCAGATACCTCCAGTATGGGTTTACGGTTCATGTCAGTGTCCTCAGGCCCGATAGTCGGGGTCGTGTAACCCTCAAAAGTGCCTCCCCCAAAGATAAACCTGAGATTGAGCTGAATATTCTGGAAAAACAGGCAGATATGGATTGTCTGGTACGCGGTGTTAAAAGAGTGAGGGAGATTATTCAGTCACCTGAGTTGTCCCGTTATGCGGGGAAAGAGTATCTGCCGGGTTCCGATGTGCCGGATGATGGACTTGAGTCTTATATAAGAGATAACGCCAATACGATCTATCATCCGGTGGGAACCTGCAAAATGGGGTCTGATGATATGGCTGTCGTCGATAACAGTTTGAAGGTTCATGGGCTGGAGGGTTTGCGAGTGGTTGACGCTTCAATTATGCCAACCATTATCAGTGGGAATACCAATGCACCTACGATCATGATCGCTGAAAAAGCAGCGGAGATGATTCTGGGTAACAATCAGCCAGAACGTCACTTTGAAGAAGGGACGGAAGAAGTGACGGAAGACGTGACGGAAACAGAAGAAATAGCGGTCTAA
- a CDS encoding cold shock domain-containing protein, with amino-acid sequence MEATKKEMEAMLEGTVKWFNNPKGYGFIQAQDATENQDVLIHYSVIEMDGFKTLKAGQLVQFEIGQGPKGLIATRVVPGGGESAGQGTETSREESLPA; translated from the coding sequence ATGGAAGCGACCAAGAAGGAAATGGAAGCTATGCTGGAAGGTACAGTTAAGTGGTTTAACAATCCCAAGGGCTATGGATTCATCCAGGCTCAGGACGCCACTGAAAATCAAGACGTACTCATACATTACTCCGTTATTGAAATGGACGGCTTCAAGACGTTGAAAGCCGGACAGCTTGTGCAATTTGAAATCGGTCAGGGACCCAAGGGGCTGATAGCCACTCGTGTCGTTCCTGGTGGTGGAGAAAGCGCAGGCCAGGGCACAGAGACTTCCCGGGAAGAATCCCTGCCAGCCTGA